The window CGGAGCGGGACCACAGGGCGTCCAGGAGGAGCTTGCGGGCGCGCGGGCGCAGCAGGTTCACGGGGGCGGTGCCACTGAGGGCGTTGCGGCGGATCGCGGCCAGGTCCTGGGCCTCCAGCTCCAGCCGGCGGCCGAAGGCGACCACCCGCAGGCGGGTCGGAGAATCGTTCAGCTCCAGAGCTCCGCGCGCGGCCTTCCGCACCACCTTGAGCATGCGGTACGAGCCCTTGGCGCGCGCCGTGGACGGGGAGTCGTACAGCGTCGCCTCGGCGCCGTCGACCAGCGAGCCGATGGCCCGGATCGCGACCTGGCCCTCCTCGCCCAGCGACGGCAGCACACCCTCGGTGTACGCCACCAGCAGCGGGGTCGGGGAGACGATCAGGATGCCGCCCGAGTACCGGCGCCGGTCCTGGTAGAGCAGATAGGCGGCGCGGTGCAGCGCCACCGCGGTCTTCCCCGTACCCGGGCCGCCCTCGACGTAGGTCACGGAGGCGGCGGGGGCGCGGATGACCAGGTCCTGCTCGGCCTGGATGGAGGCGACGATGTCCCGCATGGTGTGGGTGCGGGCCTGGCCGAGGGCGGCCATCAGGGCGCCGTCGCCGATGACGGGCAGCTCCTGGCCGTCCCGGAACGCCTTGAGCTCGGGGCGCATCAGGTCGTCCTCGACCCCGAGGACCCGGCGGCCCTTGGAGCGGATGACCCTTCTGCGGACCACCCGCCCCGGGTCGACCGGGGTGGAGCGGTAGAAGGGGGCGGCCGCGGGGGCCCGCCAGTCGATGACCAGCGGGGCGTAGTCGTTGTCCAGGACTCCGATCCGCCCGATGTGCAGGGTCTCGGCGATATCGGCGGTGTTGTCGGAGCGCACGGCACCCTCGGCAGGCTCTACGGCGGTGTAGGCGCCGTCCGGGCCCTTCTTGCCGTCCTTGCCGAGCAGCAGGTCGATCCGGCCGAAGAGGAAGTCCTCGTACTCGTTGTTCAGCCGGTTCAGGTGGACGCCCGCCCGGAAGACCTGCGCGTCCCGCTCGGCGAGCGCGCCGGGGGTGCCGACCTGGCCGCGCTTGGCCGCGTCGTGCATGAGGAACTCCGCCTCGTGGATCTTCTCCTCAAGACGCTGGTACACCCGGTCCAGGTGTTCCTGTTCGATGCTGATCTCACGGTCCCGGACCGAATCCGGGACCGCGCCGACCGCGGTTTCCTGCTGAGCCTGTGCGGCCACCGGGCCCCCTTCTGACGTGCTGGGCAGCCGTCAACCGTACGCGAAGGGGGGCCCTGGAAGCTATGCGTCCGCGGTGCGTGGCCTCACACGGCCACCTCGACCAGCCGTTTGCCCTCGAAGGTCATGACCTCGAAGCGCTCGATCTCGCCGGGCGCGAAGGCCGCCCCGCCGTGCACATACAGCGGCTGCTTGGCCTGCTCGGTCGTGGCGTTCGGGATGCCGTAGCCCCACTTCGGGACGGACCAGGAGGTGATCGTCTCGCGCTCGCCGTTCTTTCCTACGGCGATCAGGGAGCACTTCTCGGGGCCTGTGACGTTCTTCAGCTCCAGCACGGCATGGGTGCCCCAGGCCTTCGGCTCCATGGCGACGGTCGCGGAGACCTTGGTGGAGGCGTCCCGGCCGGAGACCCGGTCGGTCATGATGTCGAAGGCGGCCTTGGCGGGGCTGGTGGCGTGTGCCTCGGTGGACGTACCGCCGTCGTCGCCGCCGGTGGTGGCGATCGCGGCGACCGGACCGCCGATGATCAGGGCGGCCGCGGCGGCCACCATGTAGAAGCTGCGGCGGCGGGTCATCGCTCTGCGCTCGGCGACCTCGTCGACCAGGTTCTGCACCAGCCTCGGGCTCGGCTTCGCCGAGAGCGACTCGCCGATGGCGGGCGTGCCGGAGCCCGGCAGGTCCGCGAGCGCGGCCAGCATCGGCTCCATCCCGGCGAGCTCGTCGAGCTGCTGGGCGCACCACTCGCAGGTCGCGAGGTGCATCTCGAAAGCGGTTGCTTCGGCGTCGTCGAGAATCCCGAGGGCGTAGGCGCCGACGGTCTCGTGCTCGTTCGCGCCCGAAGAGCCCTGCGTTCCCTGCATGGGGCCAGACATACCCGGACCCCCTGCTCCGTATCCCCCGTATGTGTTCATCACGCCGTCACCCCCCGCTCCTCCAGCGCCAGCTTCATCGACCGCAGGGCGTAGAACACCCGCGAGCGGACGGTGCCGCTGGGTATGCCGAGCGTCTCAGCCGCCTCATTGACCGTACGCCCCTTGAAGTACGTCTCGACGAGCACCTCCCGGTGGGCGGGGGTCAGGTCGTCGAGCGCGTCCGACAGCGTCATCAACCACAGCGCCTTGTCGATCTCGTCCTCCGCGGGGATGACCTCCAGCGGCGACGGATCGACCTCCTGCGGCCGGGCCTGCCGGCTGCGGTGGCCGTCGATGACGATGCGGCGCGCGACCGTCACCAGCCAGGGGCGTACCGATCCGGTCGCTCGATTGAGCTGACCGGCGTTCTTCCAGGCACGGATGAGCGTCTCCTGCACGACGTCCTCGGCACGCTGCCGGTCACCGGCGACCAGTCGGAGGACATACGCGAGCAGGGGTCCGGCGTGCTCTCTGTACAGAGCACGCATCAGCTCCTCGTCAGGTTCCACCGAGGGCTGGGACATGCGATGTCGGGCCCTCGATCCACGTTCATTGGCCACGGCCGCATCCTTGCGCACGCCCACCTCCGGTGTCCCCAATTCGTCTGGGCTCCCCCAGCCGGTCGCTCCACCACCCGTACGCACCGCGCGCGTTGAGTGTTCAAAGTGGGGTGACAGTTTTCTCCGGGGTGACATGACGGAGGGGACACCGGGGCACATTCCCCCCTCAATGTCTTTACATTTCCGCCACGTAGGCAAGATCGGGCCGTTGTTCGAGGGGCCGACGAAGGTAAACGATGTGTAATCGAAATCACTTCGACAGCCGTTTCACAGAAGGGGCATAACGGGCCGTCAGGCGCGGGCGAGCGCGGCCCGTCGCCGATGCCGGGCGACCCGCTCCCGGTTCCCGCACACCTCGCTGCTGCACCAGCGCCTACGGCGTCCGCGCGAGGTGTCGAGGTAAACGATCGGGCAGTTGTCGCCCTCGCACTGCCGCAGCCCCGCCCTCACAGTCGGATCGGTCAACAGCTCCACGGCGTCCCGGGCGACGGCGGCGAGCAGCGCGTCCCGCTCCGGCGGCCCCTCCAACTCCCGCACGAGCGTGCCGTCCTGGGCACGGGCCGCGCGCGGGGCGGGAGGCGCGGTGCGGGCGGCGTCGTTCACGCGGGCGAGAGCATGGCCGTACGACGACCAGGACCTGACCTCGGCGGACAGCGCGCCCCGCACCAACTGGTCGATACGGCCACGCAGTTCCCGGAAGTCGACGAGCCAGGAGGCGTCGGCGTGCGTGAGGGGGGTGCCCGGCGGGACGAGTCCGGAGCGGACGATCCAGGCGGAGAGCACCTCGACGGAGTCGAGCCGTTCCACGGGGTGGGTCGTCGCCAGGAGATCGAGACAGATCCGTCCGGCGTCGAAGCGCAGCTCGTACGAGACCGTGGCCGTACCCAGTGCCATGTGCCTGTCACCGCCTAGGGGTCACCCCGGGTCCGGCCCGGATGAACCGTTCCCTCTAACAGTGCCTTCCCGCTTCGGCGCCCGAAACCCCTTGTGGACGCGCGCGTATGCGGCCGCGCGTCAGGGCCATGTTCCGTGGGGCGGGCGGTCGATTGACTGATCGCATGACGGATCGCATGACGACAACACGGTTTCGGACAGCCACCTCGACCGCGGCCACGCTCACCACGGGCCTGCTCGCCGGGTCCTTCTACGTCTTCGCCTGCGGGGTGATGCCGGGCCTGGGACGGAGTTCGGACGAGGTGTATGTGGAGGTGATGCGGAACATCAACGAGGTGATCCAGAACCCGGTGTTCCTGCTGAGCTTCCTGGGGGCGCCGGTGCTGACGGGGGTGGCGGCGTGGCAGCTGCGGGGCGCGCCGGGACGGCGTTGGGTGTGGGCGGCACTTGCGGCGAACGTGCTGGCGTTCCTGGTGACGGTGGTGATCAACATCCCGCTCAACGACGCCTTGATGGAGGCGGGGGATCCGGCCGTGCTGCGGGAGGAGTTCGAGGGCGCCTGGGTGGGCTGGAACGTGGCGCGGGGAGTGTTGTCGACGGTAGGGCTCGGGTGCCTGGCGTGGGGGTTGGTACGTCAGCCCGCGGGCGATCGCACCGCCTAGCCGCACCCACCCCCCACCGGTGCCTACACGTCCGCGTACTTCGAATCCGCAGCCGGATCCAACGCCAGCCGGTACCCCCGCTTCACCACCGTCTGGATCAACTTCGGCGTCCCAAGAGCCGACCGCAGTCGAGCCATCGCCGTCTCCACGGCGTGCTCGTCCCGCCCCGCACCCGGCAGCGCCCGCAAGAGTTCCGCCCGAGCCACCACCCACCCCGGCCGCCGGGACAGCGCCCGCAGCAGGGACATCCCGGCCGGCGGAACCGGTCGTAGCGCCCCGTCCACCAGCACCGCATGCCCCCGTATCTCCACCCGATGCCCGGCCACCGGGAACGACCGCGCCCGACCGGGCAGTTCCTGGCAGAGCACCTGGACCAGCGGCCCGAGCCGGAAGCGTTCGGGCTGGACGGTGTCCACACCGACCGCCTGCAACGGCAGCGCGGTCACCGGGCCGACGCAGGCCGGGAGGACGTCATGGTTCAGAGCCGCCAGCACCTCCGGCAGCAACCCCCGCTCCTCCGCCCGAGAGAGCAGCGACGCGGCCGCCGGCGCACTCGTGAAGGTCAGCGCGTCCAGCCCGCGTGAAACCATCGCGTCCAGCAAGCGGTCCACGGGAGTGATGTCCTCCGGCGGCATCCACCGGTACACCGGCACGCCCACGACCTCCGCGCCCGCGGCCCGAAGCGACTCGACGAACCCGGGCAGCGGCTCCCCGTGCAGTTGTACGGCGATACGTCGGCCGTCGACGCCCTCCTCCAGCAGCCGGTCCAGCACCTCCGCCATGGATTCGGACGACGGCGACCAGTGCTCCGTAAGACCTGCGGCCCGTATCGACCCCTTCACCTTCGGCCCGCGCGCGAGCAGCTCCACACCGCGCAGCCGGTCCAGCAGGTCTTCGCCGAGGCCCCAGCCGTCGGCCGCCTCGATCCACCCGCGGAAGCCGATCGCGGTCGTGGCGACGACGACATCGGGCGCCTGGTCCACGATCTCCTTGGTCGCGGCGAGCAGTTCACCGTCGTCGGACAGCGGCACGATGCGCAGGGCGGGGGCATGCAGGACAGCGGCGCCGCGCCGCTGAAGCAGCGCCCCCAGCTCGTCGGCCCGGCGCGCGGCGGTCACACCGACGGTGAAACCCGCCAGCGGCCCTTGTTGCCCGTGACCGGGCTTGTGCTGTTCGTCGTACATAACTCTCGTCCCGCTCGCGAGTCGTCACATATCGGGTTCCACCCGCATGCCGATCGAGCCTGTCAACGGTGCGTGACAGGCTCGGTTCGGCTTGATGTCGACGGTGTTACGTCACACCCGTCTCACACCTCGGCATAGCTGAGCTGCGGCTTCGCCTCCGAAGTGGCCGACTCCGCGTGCGGCTGGGTGGCCGGGCGGCGAAGGTATACGGCCCAGGTGACCAGGAAGCACACACCGTAGAAGGCGAGGAAGGCGACGAAGGCGCCGGTGCCGGAGCCCACGGAGAGGAAGGACTGGCGGAAGGCGAGGTTGATGCCGAGTCCGCCGAGCGCGCCCACTGCGCCGATCAGGCCCATGGAGGCGCCGGAGAGCCGGCGGCCGTAGGCGGCGGCCTCGTCACCGGTGAGTCCCTTGGCGAGGGCCTTCGTGTGGAAGATGCCCGGGATCATCTTGTAAGTGGAGCCGTTGCCGAGGCCGGTCAGCACGAACAGGCAGATGAACGCGGTGGTGAACAGCGGCAGCGACTCCTGCATCGAGGCCACGATGATGATCGAGGTCGCGGCGGCCATGCCGACGAAGTTCCACAGCGTGATCTTCGCGCCGCCGTACTTGTCGGCGAGCGCGCCGCCGACGGGCCGGATCAGCGAGCCGAGCAGCGGGCCGATGAAGGTGACATACGCGGCCTGCAGCGGCGTACGGCCGAACTGGGTCTGCAGGACCAGGCCGAAGGCGAAGCTGTAGCCGATGAAGGAGCCGAAGGTGCCGATGTAGAGGAAGGACATGATCCAGGTGTGCCCCTCCTTCACCGCGTCCTTGGCGGCGCCGGTGTCGTTCTTCACGGACGAGATGTTGTCCATGTACAGCGCGGCGAGGATCGCGGCTACGACGATCAGCGGGATGTAGATGCCGAGCAGCACCCGCGGGCCGGCGCTGGCACCGATGACGGCGAGGCCGACGAGCTGCACGACGGGTACGCCGATGTTGCCGCCGCCGGCGTTGAGCCCGAGCGCCCACCCCTTCTTCTTCAGCGGGAAGAAGGCGTTGATATTGGTCATGCTGGAGGCGAAGTTGCCACCGCCGACACCGGCGAGCATCGCGCACAGCAGGAACGTGGTGAAGGACGTCCCCGGCTCCATCACGATGAACGCGGCGATCGTCGGCAGGAGCAGCATGGCCGCCGAGATGATCGTCCAGTTCCGGCCGCCGAAGATCGCGACGGCGAAGGTGTACGGCACCCGGACGACGGCGCCGACCAGCGTCGCCATGGAGACGATGGTGAACTTGTCCGCCGGGGTGAGGCCGTACTCGGGGCCCATGAAGAGCACCATGACGGACCACAGCGTCCAGATCGAGAACCCTATGTGCTCGGAGAGGACCGAGAAGTAGAGGTTCCGACGGGCGATCTTCTCGCCCTTCTCGTTCCAGAAGGTCTCGTCCTCCGGATCCCAGTGATCGATCCAGCGGCCTCCCCTGCTCGCGGCGGGGGCTGTGCTTGGGGCTGTCATGACGCCTCCACGGTGCTCCGGGCTCAGGTCGTAATCCAGGGAGTGGCTGATCCCGAAGGTATGGAGGGCTCGTTTCCTGCCTGTGCCACTGGGTGACCGGAAAGGAACTTTGCTCTCACCTCGTGAGGAGGCGGGATGAGAGGTTCCCGTGACGCGGGCGGGCGGGTCAGTGGGTCGGGGGCTGCCAGTGGGGGTTCTGCTGGGGGTAGGGCTGCTGCGGCGGATACGGCTGCTGCTGTTGCGGGTACGCCTGCGGCTGCGGTTGCTGCGGGTACGGCTGCTGGGCGTACGGGCCCGGCGCCGGGGCCGTCGGAGCGGCGCCGTACGGCCCACCCTGCGGTCCACCGCCGTACGGCATACCGCCCTGCGGACCACCGCCGTACGGCCCGCTCGCGAAGGGGTTCGCCTGCCCCGGCACCTGGACGCCCGCCGGCAGGTACCGCAGTCGGCCCGTCGCGTCGTTCACCGGCTGGAAGCCGGCGGCCTGGAGGCGGGCGGCGAACTTGGCGTTGCGCTTGCGATTGACGGCGAAGCCGACGCCAAGGGCGCCGAGCAGCAGGATCCACAGCACGCCCGCGATGACCCAGGTGACACTGCCCTGGCTGGACCGCATGGCGACGGCGAGACAGCCGAGGCTGCCGCCGAGCGCGCCGAGAACCATCCGCTTCTCGGCGCTCTTGCCGGTGAGGTCGAAGTTGATCCGGGCCTTGAGCAGCTCGAAGGCGTCGGGGACGAGAGGCGGCACCGAGACCCCGTCACCGGCATTCGGATACTGCGCCCAGTTCTGCGCGGCGCGGGCGCGGGCCTGGGGGCTGTGGTCGGGCACCAGCAACATGACGAGCGAACTGTTGTGTCCGCCCCCTTGCCGCACGTCCGCGTACTCATACCCGAACTGCTGGGCGATGAAGGCGAGCCGGGCGAGCTTCTTCACGGATGCCATGGCGCTGGTGAGCTCGACGGGCTCCCCACTCGCCATCAACCGCAGCATCTTCTGTACCTGCCGCTTGCTCATCGACACCCTCTCCCCACCGGGCCACCCCGTTCACTTGCGCAACTCGGCCAGTGTTCCATGGGGGTCTGACAGCGGGAACCTCGATCGTGGGGTTCACAGGATCTTGGTGTGGGGGACCCGTGGAGGAACACGTACTGGCCCGTTCCGTCATCGCCCCGCTCGGCGGTCTGCTGGAGATAGGGGCGGTGACGGCCACCGGCACCTGGCGGCTCGCCGACGTGTCGGTGGGTGCGTTTCTGGACGACCGCGGGCCCGAAGTGGAGCGCGTGCTGGACGGCATCCACAGGGTGTGCGCGTTCGGGCCGGTGTTCACGGCGGTCGCGGACGAACTGGGCTGCTTCCGTGACCACGAGGTCACCGCCGCCGCCCTGCTCCTCTGGTCCGGCGGAGTGGAAGGCGTACGGCCCGACCTGGAGAGCCCGCAGGCGGTACGCCGGATGTGCCGCGCGGGAGCGGATCTCCAGCTGACGGAGTTCCTGCACGCGCTGATCACGGCGGCGCTCGTCGCGGAGACGGACGCGGACTGCGGCGCGAGGGCGCTCACCGAGCTCCTCGCCCTGACCACGGCCCTGGCGGACGGCACCGGCCGCTGCACCCCGGCCAGCGCCTTCCGCACTTGGCGCACCGGCCGCCTCACCCAGGTCCTCCGCCCCGGCTCGGGGGCACCGGAGTGGGGAAGGGCCGGGTTCCGGGCGTATGAGCGGGCGCTGGACGGTCTGCTGGATCGGTGACGGCGGTCCATTGGAATCCGTGACGGCGGCCCATTGGATCCGTGACGGCGGCTCTTCCCTTGCGGACGGTCGCCGTTATCCTCTAGCGGACCCCATAGGAACGGGAGAGTCCATGTCCGCCGATTCGAGGGCCGAGCGGCCGGAGGCGCAGCGCGCTCAGAGGTCGTTTGCCGGAAATGTTCTCTTCGCTGTGGCCGTGATCGTCGTGTTCGCGACGATGGTGCTCGGGGCGTTCGCGGCCGGGGCGCTGTTGCTGTCGCCGTTGTCCGCCGTGGTGCCGGAGGACGGGGAGCATGCCCTGGGGGTCGGGTGCATCGGGCTCGGTGGTATCACCGGGCTGGTGGTGCCGCTGGTTCTGTTCGGCATGGTGCGGGGCAGCGAGGACACGCCACGGGTGGGGCCCGGTGACGCCGCGCGCAAGATCCTTGCCGTCCTGGTGTTCGCCGTATACCTGCTGCTCGTGGCCGTCGTCGTCGCCCAGCTCGGCTATGTCCTCCCCCGGGACATCACCACGACCATCGCCGTCTTCGCCGTCGGCTTCAGCTGGATGCCGCTCGCGATGGTGCCTTGGGAGAAGCTCGGCCTGGGTGGCATCGTGCCGAAGCCCAAGTCACGCAAGTCGGACTGAGTCCGCCAACTCGTCGGCCACCTTGGAGAGTTCCTCGCCGAGGCCGAGCGACGTCCACAGCAGCCGGCACTCCAGGGCCGTGGCGTGCCGGGTGGGCAGTACGTAGTGGGCGACGCCCTCGACGATCACGCCTCGGTCGGATTCCGGTGCCGTCGGCTCCTGCCGGTGGATCCGGAGCGCCGGGCCCAGCGGGACTTCGACCTCCGAGACGCCCCGAACCCCGCCGAAGTACGGCCCTTCCGCCCGCGCCGCCTCCGCGCGAAATGCCGCCAGGGTCAGCGACTCCGGCGGGACCCTCAGCTCGCGAACCGTGTAGCTGGCAATGATCGCGTCGTTGCGCGGGGCCAACACCGCCGCGCACAGCGCTCCCTGTCGTACGGCGGCGCCCCAGTACCAGAGCAGGTCCTCGGCGAAGGCCGTACGCAACCCTTCGTCGGCCTCGTCGCCCAGGTGCTGTTCGGCAAGGGCGAGCGCCCAGGGCTCGGGATCGTCGACCCGTAGGTCCAGCACCAGCCAGTTGTGCGCGGCGGGGAGGTCGACCCGGCACTCCCGCCAGTCCGTCGGGGACGTCATGTCGGTGCTCACACTCCAGCCAGCGACGCGTCGGAGCCGGTGACATCGATCTCGGGGTCGCCGCCGAACAGCCCGATGAAGCTCTTGGTGTCGGAGCCGGCGCCCGTGCCGGTGCCGGCGAGGCCCAGGGAGTTGTAGGCGATGGCCTGCTTGAAGGCGTCCGGCGTACCGATGAAGCTCAGGTCGGCGGGGTCGATGTTCTTGATGCGGGTGAGCTCGTCGACCATGCCCGGACCCGCGTACATGCTGGCGAGGCCGCGCGCGCCGGCGGCGTTGTAGGCGTCGCGGGCGGCGGAGAAGTTGTCGCCGACCTTGAAGAGGTCGCGCCAGTTGGTGCGGATGGTGCCGAGGTCGTCGACGAAGGACGTGGGCAGGCCCCGGAAGGCCGCCGCGAGCGATACGTCGGGCAGTGCGGCGCCGGGGCGGGCGCCGGCCCGGGCGCCGACCATGGACTCGACGAGTGCGCGGCGCGCGGCCGAGGTCATGTTCGGGTTCCAGCCACGGACGTACTGCGTGGCCGCCGTCCAGACCCTGCTGCGGCCGACGGTGGCGGCCATCTTGGCGCCCGCGGAGAAGACGCGGCCGATACCGAAGGTGGCGAGGCCGAGGACGTCCATCGCGACATCGCCCCAGGAGCCGTCGCCGTTGATGGCGAGCAGCACATGGCAGACGAGGGAGATCGCCGTGGCGATGAGGGCGATGGTGCCCAGCACACCGGCGAGGGCCTGCCCGATGATGGGAATCCACCCGACGCACAGGGCGAGCAGCCCGCACACGGCCGCGATCGCCCCCGCGATATCGCTGACGATCTTCAACGTGTCCCGTAGATCGTCCAGCCAGGAGTCGTTGAGCCCGTCGCCCTCGGTCGTGTCGTGGATCTTCTTGGCGGCCTTGTCGCCCGCCTCCTTGTGACGGGTCTTCAGCCCGGAGAGCTGTTCGCGCAGGCCGTCGAGGTCGTCCTGGAGGTCGGAGGCCTTCTTGTCGAGCTTGTCCTGCGCGGCGTCGTCGGTGCCCTTGGGCGGGTTCGCCGCACTGGACTTGGCCGTGGACAGGTCGCCGGCCTTGGTCTCCGCCTGGGTGAGGAGCTTGTCGGCCTCGCCCTGCACGGTCTCGAGCTCGGTGCAGTACTCCTTGAGCGCGGACCCGGCGTCGGCGTACCGGTCGTGGGCCTTGCTGACGGTCTTCGCGGTCTCGTTCGCCTTCTCGGCGAAGGCGCGGCCCGCCTCGGAGTCCCAGCTCTCCAGATTCCCGATCCGGCGCAGCGCGGCGGCGGTGTCGGTGATGGTCTTCGCCGTCGCCGCGAACCGCCGCGAGAGCGCCTTCATGTCGTGGACGTCACCGGGTACCGGGTCACCGCTCTCCCCCAGCACCTCCCACCGGTGGTCTGCGGGCCGGGTCACTTCTTCTTCCCCTTGCCGACGAGGGCGTCGTAGAGCGCCGTATCGAGCTCGGTG of the Streptomyces sp. NBC_00287 genome contains:
- a CDS encoding HelD family protein, coding for MAAQAQQETAVGAVPDSVRDREISIEQEHLDRVYQRLEEKIHEAEFLMHDAAKRGQVGTPGALAERDAQVFRAGVHLNRLNNEYEDFLFGRIDLLLGKDGKKGPDGAYTAVEPAEGAVRSDNTADIAETLHIGRIGVLDNDYAPLVIDWRAPAAAPFYRSTPVDPGRVVRRRVIRSKGRRVLGVEDDLMRPELKAFRDGQELPVIGDGALMAALGQARTHTMRDIVASIQAEQDLVIRAPAASVTYVEGGPGTGKTAVALHRAAYLLYQDRRRYSGGILIVSPTPLLVAYTEGVLPSLGEEGQVAIRAIGSLVDGAEATLYDSPSTARAKGSYRMLKVVRKAARGALELNDSPTRLRVVAFGRRLELEAQDLAAIRRNALSGTAPVNLLRPRARKLLLDALWSRSGGASRHTDPELAAELRSSFDEDVTSEDSFIEFLDAWWPELTPKAVLAALADERRLGRWARRILNSGEIRRVARSLRRDGHSVHDIALLDELQAILGAPARPRKKRELDPLDQLTGLEELMPVREETQRERAERLAQERVEYAHVIVDEAQDLTPMQWRMVGRRGRHATWTVVGDPAQSSWSDPDEAAEARDEALGTRPRRRFQLTVNYRNPAEIADLAAKVLALAMPGSTSPSAVRSTGVEPRFSVVEKSLGQTVREEAARLLDRVDGTVGVVVAMQRREEAARWLAGLGDRVVALGSLEAKGLEYDATVVVSPAEIADESPAGLRVLYVALTRATQQLTVVSGERDEPDAAGVPDLLRD
- a CDS encoding anti-sigma factor family protein; translated protein: MNTYGGYGAGGPGMSGPMQGTQGSSGANEHETVGAYALGILDDAEATAFEMHLATCEWCAQQLDELAGMEPMLAALADLPGSGTPAIGESLSAKPSPRLVQNLVDEVAERRAMTRRRSFYMVAAAAALIIGGPVAAIATTGGDDGGTSTEAHATSPAKAAFDIMTDRVSGRDASTKVSATVAMEPKAWGTHAVLELKNVTGPEKCSLIAVGKNGERETITSWSVPKWGYGIPNATTEQAKQPLYVHGGAAFAPGEIERFEVMTFEGKRLVEVAV
- a CDS encoding sigma-70 family RNA polymerase sigma factor, whose amino-acid sequence is MGVRKDAAVANERGSRARHRMSQPSVEPDEELMRALYREHAGPLLAYVLRLVAGDRQRAEDVVQETLIRAWKNAGQLNRATGSVRPWLVTVARRIVIDGHRSRQARPQEVDPSPLEVIPAEDEIDKALWLMTLSDALDDLTPAHREVLVETYFKGRTVNEAAETLGIPSGTVRSRVFYALRSMKLALEERGVTA
- a CDS encoding CGNR zinc finger domain-containing protein, whose translation is MALGTATVSYELRFDAGRICLDLLATTHPVERLDSVEVLSAWIVRSGLVPPGTPLTHADASWLVDFRELRGRIDQLVRGALSAEVRSWSSYGHALARVNDAARTAPPAPRAARAQDGTLVRELEGPPERDALLAAVARDAVELLTDPTVRAGLRQCEGDNCPIVYLDTSRGRRRRWCSSEVCGNRERVARHRRRAALARA
- a CDS encoding anthrone oxygenase family protein, with amino-acid sequence MTDRMTTTRFRTATSTAATLTTGLLAGSFYVFACGVMPGLGRSSDEVYVEVMRNINEVIQNPVFLLSFLGAPVLTGVAAWQLRGAPGRRWVWAALAANVLAFLVTVVINIPLNDALMEAGDPAVLREEFEGAWVGWNVARGVLSTVGLGCLAWGLVRQPAGDRTA
- a CDS encoding uroporphyrinogen-III synthase translates to MYDEQHKPGHGQQGPLAGFTVGVTAARRADELGALLQRRGAAVLHAPALRIVPLSDDGELLAATKEIVDQAPDVVVATTAIGFRGWIEAADGWGLGEDLLDRLRGVELLARGPKVKGSIRAAGLTEHWSPSSESMAEVLDRLLEEGVDGRRIAVQLHGEPLPGFVESLRAAGAEVVGVPVYRWMPPEDITPVDRLLDAMVSRGLDALTFTSAPAAASLLSRAEERGLLPEVLAALNHDVLPACVGPVTALPLQAVGVDTVQPERFRLGPLVQVLCQELPGRARSFPVAGHRVEIRGHAVLVDGALRPVPPAGMSLLRALSRRPGWVVARAELLRALPGAGRDEHAVETAMARLRSALGTPKLIQTVVKRGYRLALDPAADSKYADV
- a CDS encoding nitrate/nitrite transporter, giving the protein MTAPSTAPAASRGGRWIDHWDPEDETFWNEKGEKIARRNLYFSVLSEHIGFSIWTLWSVMVLFMGPEYGLTPADKFTIVSMATLVGAVVRVPYTFAVAIFGGRNWTIISAAMLLLPTIAAFIVMEPGTSFTTFLLCAMLAGVGGGNFASSMTNINAFFPLKKKGWALGLNAGGGNIGVPVVQLVGLAVIGASAGPRVLLGIYIPLIVVAAILAALYMDNISSVKNDTGAAKDAVKEGHTWIMSFLYIGTFGSFIGYSFAFGLVLQTQFGRTPLQAAYVTFIGPLLGSLIRPVGGALADKYGGAKITLWNFVGMAAATSIIIVASMQESLPLFTTAFICLFVLTGLGNGSTYKMIPGIFHTKALAKGLTGDEAAAYGRRLSGASMGLIGAVGALGGLGINLAFRQSFLSVGSGTGAFVAFLAFYGVCFLVTWAVYLRRPATQPHAESATSEAKPQLSYAEV
- a CDS encoding WXG100 family type VII secretion target, giving the protein MTRPADHRWEVLGESGDPVPGDVHDMKALSRRFAATAKTITDTAAALRRIGNLESWDSEAGRAFAEKANETAKTVSKAHDRYADAGSALKEYCTELETVQGEADKLLTQAETKAGDLSTAKSSAANPPKGTDDAAQDKLDKKASDLQDDLDGLREQLSGLKTRHKEAGDKAAKKIHDTTEGDGLNDSWLDDLRDTLKIVSDIAGAIAAVCGLLALCVGWIPIIGQALAGVLGTIALIATAISLVCHVLLAINGDGSWGDVAMDVLGLATFGIGRVFSAGAKMAATVGRSRVWTAATQYVRGWNPNMTSAARRALVESMVGARAGARPGAALPDVSLAAAFRGLPTSFVDDLGTIRTNWRDLFKVGDNFSAARDAYNAAGARGLASMYAGPGMVDELTRIKNIDPADLSFIGTPDAFKQAIAYNSLGLAGTGTGAGSDTKSFIGLFGGDPEIDVTGSDASLAGV